One window of the Mixophyes fleayi isolate aMixFle1 chromosome 6, aMixFle1.hap1, whole genome shotgun sequence genome contains the following:
- the SNF8 gene encoding vacuolar-sorting protein SNF8 — protein MHRRGVGAGAIAKKKLAEAKYKERGTVLAEDQLVQMSKQLEMFKTNLEEFASKHKQEIRKNPQFRVQFQDMCSTIGVDPLASGKGFWSEMLGVGDFYYELGVQIVEVCLALKHHNGGLITLSELHQQVLKGRGKLAQDVSQDDIIRAIKKLKVLGSGFGIIPVGGSYLVQSVPAELNMDHTVVLQLAEKNGYVTVSEIKSSLNWEKERAIHVLEHLLKEGLAWLDSQAAGEAQYWLPALFTELYSKPIIPEESREGPP, from the exons ATGCACCGGAGAGGGGTGGGAGCGGGGGCGATAGCCAAGAAGAAGCTGGCGGAG GCCAAGTACAAGGAGCGCGGGACTGTCTTGGCTGAGGACCAGCTTGTACAG ATGTCTAAGCAGTTAGAAATGTTCAAAACAAACCTAGAAGAGTTTGCCAGTAAACACAAGCAAGAAATTCGCAAGAATCCCCAGTTCAGAGTTCAGTTTCAAGATATGTGTTCAACAATTGGAGTGGATCCTCTGGCCT CTGGTAAAGGATTCTGGTCAGAAATGTTGGGTGTCGGAGACTTTTATTACGAGCTCGGAGTGCAGATAGTTGAAGTTTGTCTGGCGCTGAAACACCACAATGGAG GTCTAATAACTTTGTCTGAGCTCCACCAGCAGGTTTTGAAGGGAAGAGGAAAGCTCGCTCAGGATGTCAGTCA GGATGATATCATCAGAGCAATCAAAAAATTAAAAGTCTTAGGTAGTGGATTCGGGATCATCCCTGTGGGCGGATCTTACCTGGTGCAGTCAGTTCCTGCAGAGCTGAACATGGATCACACAGTGGTCTTACAGCTGGCAGAG AAAAATGGTTATGTAACAGTTAGTGAAATTAAGTCAAGTTTGAACTGGGAGAAAGAAAGAGCTATACATGTGTTG GAACATCTACTGAAAGAGGGCTTGGCATGGCTGGACTCGCAAGCTGCAGGGGAGGCCCAGTACTGGCTGCCAGCTCTATTTACTGAACTTTATTCTAAACCAATTATCCCGGAGGAGTCCAGAGAGGGACCTCCCTGA